The Oreochromis aureus strain Israel breed Guangdong linkage group 15, ZZ_aureus, whole genome shotgun sequence genome contains the following window.
TTACTCACAGGACTGCAGCTGACTGGATGTTGCGCAATATACTGTTCTACACGACAAAAAGAAAGCAGCCATATGTGAGATTCATGAACTGGTGAATTTGGCATCAGATTTCGCACCAACTGAAGCCAGATTTAAACAAGGGAAAGCATTCACTCTAGCCTTCTGCTGCAGAAGAAAAAGGCCTTCTGAAACTAGGGTGGGTACTTAATCATTAATCAGTTGTATGTGACTCATGTGTCTGGATAAGATGAGATGGTTGCATCAGTTGTGGTGTACCTCAAAATGTAGTAACACAGTCTTGTGATAAGCAGTCTCACAGGCGATACAGACGTGTGTTCAACACCTGCTTTCACAGAGAAACTAATGTTTCACCAGCTGTCCTGGAAGAGCCTTCAGCACAAGGGACGGAGTCTTGACCAATCTCGTTTCACGTGTGCACACCCACACGCTCACAACACCACCTTTTATCAGTGCAACACCACCGTTCCTCTTCCTTCCCATCCTTTTAGATAACTTCCATGGATCCAACTGCTCACTGCCAAAACTTAATAGATGCTGACAGATGAATGTAGGCAAAGCAtgccaatatatatatatcaaggTTCATCCACGGGGAAAAACAAATGagtgatataaataaaatttaaaacaacattGTAGCTGAGATAAACACCCTGTCAAATCTTTGCAgagataaaaagaataaaaatgtagtGTAGACAGAGGAATGATTCTCTCAAGTATGGACAGCTGCACATCTTATGTCATTTTAGCTCATACTGCCTTCTAGTGGTGCACCGTCGTTCCCAGAGACTTACTGAAACCAGTAACCTGCACATAAACTTTTTAgttgtttctgccttttttgcaattttgtatttttcatgctacaaaacagcaaacATGTTAAATCTATTTGACCTTTATCCATCAATACAGGCACATCAAATGCTGAAGATTCAACCCGAGCTTCCTTCGTGGCAATGGGGGCTACATTTGCTCCTAGGTGGgaataataaacaataaaacttTGTACAGTTACTTTGTTTGCAAAGAAAGGAAACTACAATGTGAATATCATTCACATCTATTCACGCCTTTCCCATCCCTAGAGGGAAAAGATCCAGTGCTCAGAGCTTTTTGAagtcctgcagagtcctggcgcGATCCAGAGGTGTGGAGAGTTGAAGCTTGCAAGAAACCTGTTGTGCACTGGGGGATTAGCACATCTGATTACACAGTGAGTCCTGCACAGAGCATCCTGCCTCTGAGGCCCTACTGACAGTTCATAGGACTTCAGagaccctccaacctcccaCAGCTACTGACATGTCAGACAAGTTTAACCAATCTGGGGATACAAAGCTGCAGGAACATGGAATTTATTAAGACTTAAGTTTAACCCTTGTAGTatctttaaaatttaaaaagacagTTTAACCTTGGGACCCCAAAAGGTCCTAAGGCAACAGGTGATATAGCAATatcataaatgaataaatttttTCACATCAAATCTTTTCAACAACTTCAGACCTAACCATAGGTATaaagtttttcattattttttattaatatttgtaTATTTCTATGCCCTTATTGTCATAAAGAcccctgttttttttaaatggaaaaaccCATAATCTGCAATATTTTTCAAAGAATTAGTTGCAAAATAGAATATTTGGCATGAGGTAGTTGCAGCCTTGAATAAGTCAATAATTGACAACAACATTGATTTGgatgcattattatttttggagcaatgagagtttaaaaaaaaaaagataacttTTGCCCTCGGGACCCCACATGATCCCGTTCACAAAAGTGTTATAACAATGTcgtatatacatttttttccccactttatTAACACCAAATCTTTTCAGCAAACTTAGACCTAACCATAGGTataatgttttttattattttttattaatatttgtaTATTTCTATACCCTTATTGTCACAAAGACCCCTGGTTTTTTTATTGGAAAAAACCATAATCTGCAATATTTTCCAAAAATTAGTTGCAAAATAGAATATTTGCCATGAGTTTATTGCAGCCTTGAATAGGTCAATAATTGATAACAACATTGATTTAgatgcattattatttttggagcaatcagtttttaaaaaaaagatcactTTTGCCCTCGGGACCCCACATGATTGCGCTCACAAAAGTGTTACGATGTCATATATAAAAAATTTTCACATCAGATCTTTTCAACAACTTCAGACCTAACCATATGTAtaaagtttttcatttttttaaatgtttttaatgcccTTATTGTCATAAAGACCCCTGGTTTTTAATGGGAAAAACCCACAATCTgtaatgttttccaaaaattaGTTGCAAATCAAAATATTTGGCATGAGGTTATTACAGCCTTGAATAGGTCAGTAATTGATAACAACATTGATTTGgatgcattattatttttggaacaatgacaattttttgcaaaaacaaactgaactgaGCTGAATAAActcaacaaactgaacaaagatgtaatttacattttataacaTGAACCACAAAGTGTTTTCAGATGGATTTTGCAGGCAGGGGCACCACATTTGCAGCAGTTGGTTATGATCCTTTTGCGCTGTTTGCACGATGCGCACTGCTTCCGCTTTTTGGAAGGTGACTcccactcctcctcctgctgctcttcctcctcctcctgctgctcttcctctttctcctgctgctcctgctgctcttTGCCCTGGGCTTGTAAGACCAGGCTGACTGCAAACGGTGTTCTAGGCAGGTGGCTTCTGTTCATCATGGTCGGGGTGATGAGTGCTCTGCCAACCTGCTCTATGAACAGACGCCGGCAATAGCGCTTTCCTTTGTTCCACTCTGTGTCCACAGCAGTGAAGAGGACAAAAGCGTTGTAGCAGCTTACATCAATCATGTGATACAGCAGACACATGGGCCACCTACGTGTCCTCCGACGGCAGGAGTAGGTGCCacaaacctgcaaaagaaagagaaatgacaTGAGATGACATGAATAGATTTATACAGTCCCCGTTACTGTAACTATCCAAACTATCATCATCACATTTATGCTATCAGATAACTGATGGGACTCTCACAGTTATAACAACGAGTAACAGTAAATAATTTGGCAAATAATTGATGTATAATTGTGCTTACCTGATCTAGATGATCCACAGCCCCTTTGCACTTGTTATAGTCCAGGATGATCTGGGGCTTTTTCTTGCCAGAGTTCTCGACTTGTGGCTCACGGTGCTTTGTGCTCAACAGGAGAACATTTCTTGATTTCTTTGGCACATAGGATACCAAAGCAGCGTTGCGACTAAAAGCAAAGACAGAGGACATTACCTCTCTGTGTTGAATGTTCAGCAGCTGTGGGGGCAGCTCAGGTTTGTTAATCCTCAGAGTGCCCACCAGGGccatcttcctcttcctcaatTCCTCTGCAAGAGGAAATGATGTAAAAAAATTGTCCATTGTTACTGTGTGGCCCTTCAGCCCGTCTGTCAAATCAAGCACCACCTGCATTCCTTGACTAACCTCCCTCTTTGCTGATGCAGACTTCCCTGTGTATATCTGCAGCCTCCAGGCATAGGAGGTCTGCACATCGCATAAGGCCCAGATCTTTAGCCCATATTTTGCAGGTTTGAGGCGCATATATTGTTTGAATGAACAGCGGCCCCTAAAAGGGACCAGCTGTTCATCCACACATATTTCCCTCCCTGGATTAAAAAATGTGGGCAGGCGGCTACTCCACTTGCTCCATAAATCCTTTATAGGACCCATCTTATTCTCCCTGCGGCAACCTGGACGGGAAAGATGATCGTCAAATCTTAGGGCCAGATTAATTTGCTGGAATCTTTTTCGTGACATTGTAGCAGGAAAAATAACACGTCCTGTCACCCCATCCCACAGGCTTTCTGTAGCTTCATGTTGAGACCTGTATAGGCCAGCGAGGATCAGCAGCCCCATGTAAGCCCGCAGCTCCTCCTCACCTACGTCCTTCCACTGTTTTACCGACCTCTTCCCCTGCAGGTTGGTAAAATGCCGGATTAGCTGCATAAGGTCCTCCGcaaaaagaagatcaaaagcacTCACGGGGCTGCTGATCCTAGCAGTTGCGTAATGGGTTGGTCCTGGGGTTAAAATGGAAGCGGGGAAAAATCGCAGGGTCTCTTCGTGTGTGGGACACCACAGGATTTCCCCATTTTTCGATCTCCACTGACTGTCAAGCTCCATTTTtgtctcttcctccttctcctcctccgaCGAGCTGCAAAGCTCCTCATTGCCTGGCAGATATTCCTCCCCTTCTTCATTGCTAGTGCTATCTTTTTCGCTTTCGGAAGACTGCAAGACTGCAGCAACAGCCTCGTCTGAATTCAATGTGGGCTCCATGGTGCAGAAATGACCAGTGTTGCAAaatcctcagtaaggaaaatcgctattggttgtccttttttttctctccaactGCAAGAACAACAATAGAGATTGaaagaccacgtgactttcgcgcattgcattgtgggtacgagtggcaacaaaatcaaaacactgcatcaagcgcTAGCATTTCCAGCACCGGGTAATCCTTATTTCTGCggttttaatccctacttgcattttatttgcccccAAAACAGTTATGTACCAAACGAAGGAGAACACGGCATTAAGTCTTCCTAATAACACCAgtaaaagtcgccagatttgttaCTAGTCgctttttgagaaaaaaaaaaaaaagtccctaagggggtctgaaaactcgctaataaaatatagcgacaaagtctcTAAGTTGGGAACACTGGAAATTACCAGTAAAACCAGGCTCCAAATTATTCTCACAGACTTCAAAGGGGCACCTGCATAAACATGTTATACCGTGCATACAATAAGCGAGAGGAGGCTGTCTTTGATCAAGAAAGAACATAAACACAGCCCCTTTGGCCTTtgataattacacacacacacaaaatttatTCTCAATCACATTCACACCACTCTCTTATATCAATCCCAGCACATCCACACCATTTTTATGGTGGTCCTGCATTCAAAACCAGGCCTCCACTGAAAATGTCTAAGGTGGAGTTCTGCCTATATCCGGTGATGAGAGTACTCATTTCATCCAAAACctatttttccttcattttgaaGGCAGAACCTTAGATCCATTAGGTATTCATGGGAAAAGCATTATAACATGTCAGGATTACAGTATATTTGAAATATATGATTATAATAGAACTCAATGGGCACAAAAAAGGTACGAGAGCAAACAGTGTTGGCATATATGCCAATATCCTTTTCTATACACCAGTCtttctcaaactgtggtacaCGTACCACTTAAGGTACTTGGGCTCTTCTGGTAGGAAACGCGTTAATACTCCAATTTCTTTCTTAAGATTAAATGATATACCATTGTGGAGGTATGCAAAGACGACACAAGTCACACTGATGATAAAAACACAGCCCTTTTCCACGGTGCCCCGATCCTAGCCACCATCGATGAGGCCCCTGGGAGAATCGGTGGGGGCGTGGGAGATGCTGCTGGTCAGTCAGGAACTATTGTCTGAATGCTGAAGCTCCTGGTAGTCAGGAGAATTCAATCCGCTTCTTCTGCGGGTGAGCAGTAACCCTTCGCGGCCAGCAGCGGGGAGTTGGTGAGACCAGCTCGCACCAGCATATGTCGGAGGAAGACGTGAGTGAAGAGAAATCCGCTGTCATCTGTTCCTAGCAAGGAGTGTGCTCTCCATGAGCTCGAGAGCGGTACCATCACCCAGGCCGTAAAGGGAGTAGCACCGCAGCAGCAGCGCCTTGAGAGAGGTGTATTTTccatgtaatcgcatggcaggatgctaaacaaaccaaacttcagtcagaagAACAACTGCAATataaggttagtcattaatatactgctgcatgggctgggttgtagttacatcgtaaggttttaaaaactgagctttaaaatgaatagtgatGATAAAAACTgtgagaggccgacagtgatcattGAATTATTTAGGGGCTTTTTCAGATTAaacagaacaagatacaaagcattacaacatgttaaaaacacaacagccataataaatgcagagtagtttggacccggaagcaggTTTCATCAGGTCATTAGTTAAAGATTTGATATCCCATCTGCTCTGAATCTTTCAATGTagtacagttgttattattatcacttgtcacatcctgtttatgacagttaaaataaatagcatttatataagaaataaaattgtctgtgtaaactgtatgtggcctatactactgtactttaatgtcggTCATAAGGGTGGTGCTTCAAGAGCCATTtattttatgaggtggtactcattgtgaaaagtttgagaaccactgctgcACACCACACCATAGAGGGGatcattgaattttaaaaataatcctaaAAAACACACCCTGGCCAAGTTTCATGCAACTAGTCTTTAAAATGACTGATATATTGAGAATCAAAAAATGAGCAAAATGAACATTTAGGGTAACAGACATCTAGACAATTAAAACGACAGTCTTTTTGAGGGGAGGGGGTGCATTTTAACATGCTTTCACACGTTAAATACAAAACACTAAGTGTCCTTGGTCTTCAGAAATGTCATAGTGTACACAGGTTTTTAACAGTCacagccaaaaaacaaaaccaaaaaagacACCCATTCCTCACATTAACCAACATCAATGAAAAAATCCTTTTGAAGTCACAAGATGGAACTGACTTTCCATTTCCAAAATTCGGGATTAGCAAATCGGAGCTTCCAAATTCCTCCAAATGAAGCCCATTTATGGACATGCAGAGACGGATCAGTCAttcttctctctcttctctctgcgGGCCTTTCTCTTCAGCTGAAGGGTCTTCAGCTCAGTCATAGTGGAAAAGGTCCTGTACACCCACACCATCTGTCAAAGTGTATTGTAGAGGGAGagtttgacttttctttttttttttttttaaataaaatcataaatgcTGAGAACAAATGCCAAACATACCACGATGATGACAGCATTGAGAAGAAGAGGAATCGAGAAAACTAAAGATATGAACATGCCCTTGGAATCAAAGTACTGGAAGTTTGAATAGGACCTGCAAGAAACAGTGAAGCTTAATATGGCTTTGACATATCGCCTGTAATATTTAGCGCAAAAGTGGTAAAAGAAAATATGTGATCAATGCTGTTACCTCCAGTTTCTGGCAGCCAGCTCGTTTAGATATTCAGCACTATAAACCAGACCAACTGTAAAGAGAAGGGATATTAGCCACAGGTTACACGTGTACTACGTGTAAGCATCAagtcatttacatttaaaaactgtgcTGA
Protein-coding sequences here:
- the LOC116310797 gene encoding piggyBac transposable element-derived protein 4-like translates to MEPTLNSDEAVAAVLQSSESEKDSTSNEEGEEYLPGNEELCSSSEEEKEEETKMELDSQWRSKNGEILWCPTHEETLRFFPASILTPGPTHYATARISSPVSAFDLLFAEDLMQLIRHFTNLQGKRSVKQWKDVGEEELRAYMGLLILAGLYRSQHEATESLWDGVTGRVIFPATMSRKRFQQINLALRFDDHLSRPGCRRENKMGPIKDLWSKWSSRLPTFFNPGREICVDEQLVPFRGRCSFKQYMRLKPAKYGLKIWALCDVQTSYAWRLQIYTGKSASAKREVSQGMQVVLDLTDGLKGHTVTMDNFFTSFPLAEELRKRKMALVGTLRINKPELPPQLLNIQHREVMSSVFAFSRNAALVSYVPKKSRNVLLLSTKHREPQVENSGKKKPQIILDYNKCKGAVDHLDQVCGTYSCRRRTRRWPMCLLYHMIDVSCYNAFVLFTAVDTEWNKGKRYCRRLFIEQVGRALITPTMMNRSHLPRTPFAVSLVLQAQGKEQQEQQEKEEEQQEEEEEQQEEEWESPSKKRKQCASCKQRKRIITNCCKCGAPACKIHLKTLCGSCYKM
- the tmem18 gene encoding transmembrane protein 18, which translates into the protein MTVNKADNISSIPIDGFSNVRITSLWTFFMSVQWSEPWLIGLLVFHAVCLFLTLLTCKYYRAQICHFLLVVGLVYSAEYLNELAARNWRSYSNFQYFDSKGMFISLVFSIPLLLNAVIIVMVWVYRTFSTMTELKTLQLKRKARREKREKND